DNA from Waddliaceae bacterium:
GGATTTTTGCGGATTAGCAAAAATCGCCGATGGCGGGACTCGCTTGCGAATTGCACCAGTCATAAAGCGCAGGTATTTTTGGCGTAAGCCGAAAATGAGCCCGCCTTAGCGGGCTAAGCGCTTTTTTAGCTGGTGCAATTCAGATAACGAAGCGATGGGCGACAAGATTGTGGCGACACAGGAGGAAAACAGGAGTCCAGAGGAAACTTCGTTTCCTTTGGCGGGAGAGGTTTGGAGAGGGCAGGGCCCCTCTCCAAGATGAAAATTGACTTATGGATTATACTGTAGTGAAAGCGTGGTGGTAGCATCCGGCGTCGATTTTATGTACTGCTGTTGGCAGTGACAGTTGCTCGAAGATTTCTGCTGATGTTATCGTTAGTATTTTCATCTGTATCTCTGCGGGGAGGTCTGCGAGGTATGCCGAGAACATATCTTGTGTGCGCTGCCGGAATGCTTGTTCTTCTCCGCTGAAGAGGGTGTTTGTCTTTTCGTATTCTTTGTCGGGGACAAGGTGTACTAGGAGGTCGTAGGTTTCTAGCCAGCTTATGGCGTTCTTCTCTACGGCGTATGTCATCGGCGTCTCGGCGCTCTGTACGTGTAGGTATAAGAAAGAGTCTATCGCTGTCCTGTCGCAGATGCATATGTCGAAGTTTCGTGCCTGAGCTTCTAGTTCTTTGGTGATATGCGAATGGTATATCCATAGCCCGGCTTCTGGCGACATCTCGGCGTCGAGGGGGAATGGACAAGACCTTGCTGTCTCGTTGACGATCTTGGTGTTAAGGCCTTTATTTTTGTAGAACACCGCTAGGGCATAGCTTAGCGTTGTCTTTCCAGTTCCGTGGGTTCCTAATATTCCGATTTTCTTCATAGCCTGTCGAACTCCGTTTTTAGTTTTTTCCATGTTTCTTTTAGCGCTTCGGGGAGGACGCGTGTGTGGTTAGTCACCGGCATGAAATTAGTGTCGCCATGCCATCGTGGGACGATATGCCAGTGAAGATGGTCGTCGATGCCGGCTCCGGCGGCCTTGCCGAGGTTCATCCCTATGTTGAAAGCGTCGGGGTTCATGACTTTCTTTAGTACGGTGATACTTTCGTCGATGAGTGCTGTCATCTCGGCCTTTACTGTGGCGTCGATGTCGGTAAAGTCGCTGGTATGCTCGTAGGGACATACCATTAGGTGCCCGTTGTTGTATGGGAAGAAGTTCATGATAACGAAAGCATGCTCTCCGCGTTTCAAGACAAAGCGTTCTTCGTCGGAACGTTCGGTGTCGCATAACACGCAGTAGTCGGGCTTTTCCTGGAGGATATATTCTATCCTCCAGGGTGCCCACATATGCTTTACGGTGTCGTCATTAGACTTCGACATGTAGCTCTCCGATGACTTCTTGTTCGATATTCCTTGGCATCTCGGCATAATGAGAGAATGCTTCGGCATGCTCTGCGGTGCCGTGCGTCATAGAACGCAGCGCTGTAGAATATTTATATAGGTTAGCTTGTGGGATCTGTGCTTTGACGATCTGGAAGTGTCCGTCGGAATCCATCCCTTGCACTTGCCCGCGTCGTGATGATATATCACCCATAACATCTCCGAGGAACTGATCTGGGGTGTTTATCTCTACGGTGCAGATAGGCTCTAAGAGATACGGCTGTGCTTTGCTGAAGGCCTCTTTGAAAGCTCCGCGGCCGGCAAGTTGGAACGACATATCGTTGGAGTCGACGGGATGCATCTTACCATCGTAGAAGTCGATCTTAACGTCGACGACGGTACATTTTGCTAGGACGCCTTCTTTACAGATAGCATTGACGCCTTTCTCTACAGAAGGGACGAAGCCCCTGTCGACGTTCTGCCCGACAAGGCTCTCGGTGAAGTTTATCCCTTCGCCACTAGGCTGTGGCGCTACACGCATCCAGACTTCTGCAAATTGTCCTGATCCGCCACTTTGTTTCTTGTGGCGGAACTTAGAATCGCTGTTCCCTCTAATCGTCTCACGGAATGGCACCTTAGGCTTGTTTAGGGCGACATCGATATTATACCGCTCTTTTATCTGGTCCATAATGGTAATGATATGAAGCTCTCCCATCCCAAAGACTAGCGTCTGGTTTGTCTCGGAATCGACGCGATACGAGAAAGTAGGGTCTTCGGCGTGCATATTTCCTAAGGCTTTGCTGAACTTATCTTCGGCGCCTTTGTTCTTAGGCTCCATGGCAAAAGTTATACAAGGCATAGGATATACCGTCTTGGGGTATTCTATGGCATTGCGAGCGTCACAAAGAGTGTCGTCAGTGTGGGCGTTTTTTAACTTCACGGCAGCGGCGATGGCTCCTGCAGGGAGTTCGCTGATATCGTGGCGCTCTTTACCGTTCATAATAAATATCTGGTTTAATCGCTCGTTGTTGCCGCGCGTGCAGTTCTTGAGGTCGCTGCCGGCTTTCAATGACCCAGAATACACTCTGAAGAACGAAAGCTCGCCGAGGTGCTGGTCGCCCATCGTCTTGAAGACTAAAGCGCTAGTAGGTGCCGACGTTGAGAGTTCGCGTGTAGCGCCATCGACGCCGGCGATATCACCGCGGAAGTCTGCACGAGGGCCATATTTCTCTAGGATCTCGAGGATGCGTATGACGCCGACATTCGCCGTAGAAGCAGAACATACTACTGGGAAGATGTCCCTGTTAGTTATGGAGTTGTAAAATCCTGATACTAGGTCTTCGTCGGAAAGCTCTCCTGCATCGAAGTATTTCTCCATAAGAGCTTCGTCGGACTCGGCGACTGTCTCGATGAAATCCTGACGGTATTTAGCGGCTTTTTCGGCGTGCTCTTCAGGGATGTCAGAGACAGTATAGGCGTTCTTGCTTCCGCGCTCATATGTCAGCATCTTATTCATAACGATGTCGACAACAGAAGAAAATTCTAGGCCTTGGTCGACAGGGAACTGTAGAGGGACAATATGGTTTCCCCAGCGATTTCGGAGGTTCTCGATGCGCGTGTCGTAGTCGGAGCTTTCATGGTCGAGGCCGTTGACACAAAACATCCTAGGAAGATCATACTCGTTGGCGTATTTCCACGAACGTTCGGTGCCGATCTGTAGGCCTTCGACGCCGTCGACGACGATAAGGGCAAAGTCACAGACGCGCATGCCACCTTTCATATCGCCGGCGAAGTCGGCATATCCCGGCATGTCGATGACGGTAAAAGCAGTGTCGTTATGGGAAAATGTTAGCATCGACGCGTGGATGCTCATCTTACGTTCTATTTCGTCAGAATGATAGTCAGAGACGGTATTTCCGCCTTCTATAGTTCCCATGCGGTTTATAATTCCTGCAGAATACAGCATAGCTTCGCCAAGGGATGTCTTTCCAGCACCACCGTGGCCTACAAGTCCAACGTTTCTTATCTTCTCCGTTTGTAAAGTCATATCTCACTCCTTATCGTTAATAATTAAAACAAGTGAATCTACTAAAATACTATTGAAAAGAAAAAGCAAGAAAAAAAATGATTTTTTTAGATGGTAGGTGCTGTCTACACGCTATACGCTATAACTATACGCTAAAATCTTATGCTTATGTCGAGGCTTTGGACGGAGTGTGTTATCTCGGTGACGGCGATACCATCGACGCCAGTGTCAGCGTATGCTCCTATGGTGTCGAGGACGATGCCGCCATACGCTTCGATGTAGATGTCTTTGTTGGAAGCGCGTATCATCTTAACAGCTTTTTTCACCATATGGGAGTTCATATATTTCAGCATGATGATGTCGGGAGAGTCTTTTAGCACCTCTTTAAGTGCCGAAAGCGTTCCTATCTCGACTTCGACCTTGACGTCGGAGCGGTATTTGTGGGCTTTCTCGGTGGCTTTGAGGATGGGAGACTTAGCTTTTTTGTCGATGAAGGCAAGGTGGTTGGCTTTTATAACGAACCTTTCGTCGAGGGAGTCGCGGTGGTTCTTGCCACCACCGACACGTACGGCATACTTCGCTATGGAACGCAGCCCCGGCAGCGTTTTTCTGGTGTCGAGGAGATCGCATGAAGGGTTGTAGCTGTCGATTTCTTCTTTGTATAAAGTCGTCATCGTCGCTATGCCAGAAGCATACTGCAGGAAGTTGAGGATTACGCGTTCTGCGGTAATGATACCACGGGCGGGACCGGAGATTGTTCCTATCACAGTACCTGCATTGCCGATGG
Protein-coding regions in this window:
- the nadC gene encoding carboxylating nicotinate-nucleotide diphosphorylase translates to MDNERAKKNFFKALKAAFKEDIGSEDITSAACIPAKATLSGRIILKQWGRLAGLPFLEPAFQMIDPAIKIKLLVEEGTIGNAGTVIGTISGPARGIITAERVILNFLQYASGIATMTTLYKEEIDSYNPSCDLLDTRKTLPGLRSIAKYAVRVGGGKNHRDSLDERFVIKANHLAFIDKKAKSPILKATEKAHKYRSDVKVEVEIGTLSALKEVLKDSPDIIMLKYMNSHMVKKAVKMIRASNKDIYIEAYGGIVLDTIGAYADTGVDGIAVTEITHSVQSLDISIRF
- a CDS encoding ATP-binding protein — translated: MKKIGILGTHGTGKTTLSYALAVFYKNKGLNTKIVNETARSCPFPLDAEMSPEAGLWIYHSHITKELEAQARNFDICICDRTAIDSFLYLHVQSAETPMTYAVEKNAISWLETYDLLVHLVPDKEYEKTNTLFSGEEQAFRQRTQDMFSAYLADLPAEIQMKILTITSAEIFEQLSLPTAVHKIDAGCYHHAFTTV
- a CDS encoding HIT domain-containing protein; the encoded protein is MSKSNDDTVKHMWAPWRIEYILQEKPDYCVLCDTERSDEERFVLKRGEHAFVIMNFFPYNNGHLMVCPYEHTSDFTDIDATVKAEMTALIDESITVLKKVMNPDAFNIGMNLGKAAGAGIDDHLHWHIVPRWHGDTNFMPVTNHTRVLPEALKETWKKLKTEFDRL
- a CDS encoding elongation factor G, with product MTLQTEKIRNVGLVGHGGAGKTSLGEAMLYSAGIINRMGTIEGGNTVSDYHSDEIERKMSIHASMLTFSHNDTAFTVIDMPGYADFAGDMKGGMRVCDFALIVVDGVEGLQIGTERSWKYANEYDLPRMFCVNGLDHESSDYDTRIENLRNRWGNHIVPLQFPVDQGLEFSSVVDIVMNKMLTYERGSKNAYTVSDIPEEHAEKAAKYRQDFIETVAESDEALMEKYFDAGELSDEDLVSGFYNSITNRDIFPVVCSASTANVGVIRILEILEKYGPRADFRGDIAGVDGATRELSTSAPTSALVFKTMGDQHLGELSFFRVYSGSLKAGSDLKNCTRGNNERLNQIFIMNGKERHDISELPAGAIAAAVKLKNAHTDDTLCDARNAIEYPKTVYPMPCITFAMEPKNKGAEDKFSKALGNMHAEDPTFSYRVDSETNQTLVFGMGELHIITIMDQIKERYNIDVALNKPKVPFRETIRGNSDSKFRHKKQSGGSGQFAEVWMRVAPQPSGEGINFTESLVGQNVDRGFVPSVEKGVNAICKEGVLAKCTVVDVKIDFYDGKMHPVDSNDMSFQLAGRGAFKEAFSKAQPYLLEPICTVEINTPDQFLGDVMGDISSRRGQVQGMDSDGHFQIVKAQIPQANLYKYSTALRSMTHGTAEHAEAFSHYAEMPRNIEQEVIGELHVEV